The genomic DNA GTGAGTTGCAAAAGATATGTATCTATAGCTCGATTGTTTGAGACAATTGGAGCGGTAGTGAGTTGGCATAGCTAATCTAAGGCtcaattattttattaaaagCACTGGGCATACTAGTTACTGGCGTCAAATATACGAGAGCTTGGTAGAAATACACTCTTTTGAAAATCCACAAGTCCAGATCACAAATAGCTGTAGCCTGGCTAGACTCGTAGGAGGTTTTAGGTGGTTGGAATTCCACATTAGCATGGCAAGATATGTTGATATATCATGTTCCATCATCAAGCCGATACAATGGCATAAGTCAATGGATCTGATTACACTTGATCTTGAGAAATACCAATCACCAGACTTTGAAACTGTAGTACAAGGTAGGAGATTAAGAAGAACCCATGTGTAATTTCATTCATTGTACCCAAAGTCTAGTAATTGATTAAAGATGTGGCTGCTTGCTGTGGTAGGGAGTGTTTCGATTTGGAGCGAGCATTGCGCAGTAGGTGAACGATTACAGCCGCCAGTTGGGCAAGTACACTGCGTTTGCTTGGTCTTCCACAGCAACTGTCGCTAGGCTGTCCACAACTACACTATATTTGATTGACATGCGCTGTACCCTCGCCTGGTGAATCCTGCCAGAGATTCTGTGCTTGTGTAGGAGCCGGCtgtttgggatgatctgTCACCACATCGTGAGATATAAAATGCTCAAGAAGTGGCAGGATTCCCAGTCTTTCGGCCAGAGCTTCCGACTGCTGTAAGCTAGCCAAAGAATCGATGTATATCGCACCGAAAACACTCTGGACAATGTCAGAGAATACTTTGAGACCCCGAAAGACACTTAGTCGTGCCCAGGGATATATTCCGTTTTCCCATAGATCCCTCTTGATGACGTGGAGCTGACTGGTGAGATCTTCCACCAGACTGGATACCTTGTCTGAGAGAGAGTCGCTCTGTGAGCGTAGAAAATGATAAAGCGCTACTCGGCCACGGGTCTGAATGACGCTTGGGACGCCCATACTATCGACCTCAATAATATCGTGTTGCTTCTCCCAATGGAACGTGAGACACAGGAATGCAAGGAACATATTGTTGGTCACAGCGGATTTCAGAGATTGCAGCCTTTTGGAGCTGGTAAAGCTCTTCTGCCTATGTAAGTACCTGACAACTACCAATTCGATGATGCCGGCCCCAAGAAAGGATAGACGTCGATAAGATGCTGTCCCGTAGAGTCCGACACAGGATGGGTGTGTCATTGATTCTATCGCCAGACTTTTATCAGAAAATGTGTATCCAAGCAGGGCTTCCAGATCTATTATGGTTGAGGCACCCAGTGACTTGGATGGCCGAGACTTAGAATAAGTGCCATCGTAGAGAGATATTGTAGTCCAGGACTTGATCTTGGGGATCATTGCTGCTGCACATATGAAAGCCTGATCCAGTCCGTTGTCTAGGAAGGCAGCGCCGGCCAACGCCTTGACCATATCAGCAACAGTAGCAGCGCCAACATATCTCCGCCTGGTGGGACCACTTTTTGACAGTGTTGTTGATACGAAAGACGGCCGCCACCGTTTCCCGTTGAACCGTGTAGTTATAAGATAGGATCCAAACCCAGAATGACACAACGCGGCTGCAAGCCCCGTATCTGACACGATGGAATCCTTCACGCTAGTTAAAAGGCCCTCGTGCCACAGAGTGTGATGCAGAAATAGCTGTCTCGTTATGAGAAACTTTACTATCGCGTCCCCGATAAACGCCATAGAGCGAAACTCGTGGCGATGCATATCATCGGTTGGGCTGAGAGCAATGCATAGCAAGTCCATTCGTTCGAAACGAGCTGCTTGGGGGTTTGAAAAGATCTGTTTCCTCAATTTTTCTGCGATCAGATATACTCCAATTCGGTGAATTATGCTCGGAGCTAACAGGGCAGCTTCGGCATAGATAGATGGAAGCCGATCGACCAAATAATCATCAGCTGCCAACTCGCTCAATCCCTGCCGGACCAAACTTGTGGAGTGCTGGTTCTCTGTCGGTGTGACCGTCACTATCTTTGGATCGTAGAGAAAGTTGCGACGTCGGGTCAATGGATGTATCTTGCCTCTAATTCGTAGGTTAACCCCGTCTCTATGAGGGTCCTGGCACTCGTGTCCATCTATGACTTCGATACGCAGTGGGCGAGAGGTCTTTGTGACATGGCGCAAGAGGCCGAGCGAACCGGGCACAGTTGGGCGCTGCTGCAAGCAGGCAGCCAGGCTTGTCCTTCCGGAATGAGCCTCTAAGAATTTAGACATCGCAGCGGGATCCCTTTCTGGGACAATGATGTTAACATAGTCCATGTTTAATTGGGTGCCGTGGCATTGATGTATGGACTGTAGAATTAAATGCGTCACCTGTTGACATATCGAAATGTCCGTGGAAACTGGTCTGGCCGAGCTCACAACTGCCTTATACTCCGTCCCAGAACCTAGGAACAATGGAATACGAGTTTCGATTCTCAATGGGACTGGGAGAATCATGAAAAGTTCAATG from Aspergillus oryzae RIB40 DNA, chromosome 7 includes the following:
- a CDS encoding uncharacterized protein (dsRNA-specific nuclease Dicer and related ribonucleases), which gives rise to MINLPQLIWFLCPTVALCNQHVRTITAHVPPMWCRSFTSNDNVDHWGTVETWNIALASVKVAISTYQVLYDALVHRFVTMDRLSLIIFDEGNKIMREYYHTEPQSHDKQTPYILGLTASPILSNISTLEEIERRLHSPCKTPRQFYAQLLRFTNQPLIVPLVPLRGSMTSPSPSLILERIRGLLQSSYERGSYSRNAKRQLTRFSNQAEIIGRELGPWAATKYIQTSITQFKEHMRMNAEKTHTPSPEREYAMEMLCKLGNIEDYDELVHSDNISPMSQRLLDTLIEEHRKGFRALIFVSLRATVLALKWLIENHPETRRRFRCGTFVGMSRIHQSKTRLGDVHDIRSQMETLQKFRDGVLDLIITTDALEEGMDIPACNTVLNFNCILNLKSFIQRRGRARREQSKFFIFLQDEEDLKNVSLLQFRESELVRKLQDEGRTVLPDSLNHDERLRDSLAFSSSTGAQMTMGNAISHLYRFCGELPAQPFVSNSPAFSYETDECGQVQAIVRLPSNLDPSLQTFKSLRKWAKKKWAKEDAALQAYKALFHARLINDHFLPLRLSDIIGKDLSPKSHYIISEQLDPWHDVSLLWSRGGELFSHELRIARPQREDIELFMILPVPLRIETRIPLFLGSGTEYKAVVSSARPVSTDISICQQVTHLILQSIHQCHGTQLNMDYVNIIVPERDPAAMSKFLEAHSGRTSLAACLQQRPTVPGSLGLLRHVTKTSRPLRIEVIDGHECQDPHRDGVNLRIRGKIHPLTRRRNFLYDPKIVTVTPTENQHSTSLVRQGLSELAADDYLVDRLPSIYAEAALLAPSIIHRIGVYLIAEKLRKQIFSNPQAARFERMDLLCIALSPTDDMHRHEFRSMAFIGDAIVKFLITRQLFLHHTLWHEGLLTSVKDSIVSDTGLAAALCHSGFGSYLITTRFNGKRWRPSFVSTTLSKSGPTRRRYVGAATVADMVKALAGAAFLDNGLDQAFICAAAMIPKIKSWTTISLYDGTYSKSRPSKSLGASTIIDLEALLGYTFSDKSLAIESMTHPSCVGLYGTASYRRLSFLGAGIIELVVVRYLHRQKSFTSSKRLQSLKSAVTNNMFLAFLCLTFHWEKQHDIIEVDSMGVPSVIQTRGRVALYHFLRSQSDSLSDKVSSLVEDLTSQLHVIKRDLWENGIYPWARLSVFRGLKVFSDIVQSVFGAIYIDSLASLQQSEALAERLGILPLLEHFISHDVVTDHPKQPAPTQAQNLWQDSPGEGTAHVNQI